One genomic window of Acidobacteriota bacterium includes the following:
- a CDS encoding UbiA family prenyltransferase — protein sequence MTGSDRMRTVVDFARPFTLIAPALGFVSAAATAIGARPGEVWSWSLVVPPILGAIMAAVLNVASNGLNQIFDFEIDRINKPKRPLPSGRMGLGEAWGITLVSFAVAFVLAWFVAPGGRHECFWMVLAAAFITTLYSVPPFRTKRLGIWANVTIAIPRGVLLKVAGWSAVKTAAGFEPWYLGAIFGLFLLGATTTKDFADMKGDARGGCRTLPIRYGVTRAAWMISPSFVLPFLMIPAGAWMGVLTGNFWLLQGLGLLMTAYGLYVCYLMLRQPDTLAVEENHVSWAHMYRMMFVAQIGFALAYLL from the coding sequence ATGACGGGTTCGGACCGGATGCGCACGGTCGTGGATTTCGCCCGGCCGTTCACGTTGATCGCGCCGGCGCTCGGATTCGTGTCCGCCGCGGCAACCGCGATTGGCGCGCGACCTGGCGAGGTGTGGAGTTGGTCGCTGGTGGTGCCGCCCATCCTCGGGGCGATCATGGCGGCCGTGCTGAACGTGGCTTCAAACGGCCTCAACCAGATCTTCGATTTCGAGATCGATCGGATCAACAAGCCGAAGCGACCGCTGCCGAGCGGACGGATGGGATTGGGCGAGGCGTGGGGCATCACGCTGGTGAGTTTTGCGGTGGCGTTCGTCCTCGCGTGGTTCGTGGCGCCGGGCGGCCGACACGAGTGCTTCTGGATGGTGCTGGCAGCCGCGTTCATCACGACGCTCTACTCCGTGCCCCCGTTCCGCACGAAGCGGCTGGGCATCTGGGCCAACGTGACGATTGCGATCCCTCGCGGCGTTCTGCTGAAAGTCGCGGGCTGGTCGGCGGTGAAGACCGCGGCCGGGTTCGAGCCGTGGTACCTGGGGGCGATCTTCGGGCTGTTCCTGCTCGGCGCGACAACGACGAAGGATTTCGCCGATATGAAAGGCGACGCCCGCGGCGGATGCCGGACGCTGCCGATTCGGTATGGCGTGACTCGGGCGGCGTGGATGATCTCGCCCTCGTTCGTGCTGCCGTTTCTGATGATCCCGGCGGGCGCGTGGATGGGCGTTCTCACCGGCAATTTCTGGCTGCTACAGGGGCTGGGCCTGCTGATGACGGCCTACGGCCTGTACGTCTGCTACCTGATGCTGCGACAGCCCGACACGCTCGCGGTCGAGGAAAACCACGTGTCGTGGGCGCACATGTACCGCATGATGTTTGTCGCCCAGATCGGCTTCGCGCTGGCGTACCTGCTGTGA
- the thiC gene encoding phosphomethylpyrimidine synthase ThiC, translated as MPNAKPSFDSKPSDFACAYPQSRKVFIEGPNGVRVPMREVTVSGGDPPVLLYDTSGPQSVSVQEGLPPLRRAWILGRGDVTQVVRSRQPQPGEPAVPGHRPGQPMMALRGRGPVTQMHYARQHSITPEMEFAALREGFGAEFVRSEIARGRAIITANVNHPEIEPMIIGRNFLVKINANIGNSAVSSSIEEEVDKLRWATLWGSDTVMDLSTGKDIHQTREWILRNSAVPIGTVPIYQALEKVGGRPEELTWEIYRDTLIEQAEQGVDYFTVHAAVLLRHIPTTARRVTGIVSRGGSIMAKWCLAHHRENFTYTHFRDICEIMQAYDVAFSLGDGLRPGSIADANDEAQFAELRTQGELTRIAWEYDVQVMNEGPGHVPMHLIKENMEKQLDWCGEAPFYTLGPLTTDVAPGYDHITSAIGAAMIGWYGTAMLCYVTPKEHLGLPNREDVKTGVIAYRIAAHAADLAKGHPRARGWDDAMSKARFEFRWNDQFNLAMDPVTARAFHDATLPADSAKLAHFCSMCGPRFCAMEITQQVRDYAAAHGLAEEEALEVGMRERADAFHQTPEIYVPVEEVKPG; from the coding sequence ATGCCGAACGCCAAGCCGTCTTTCGATTCCAAGCCGTCTGATTTTGCCTGCGCGTATCCCCAGTCGCGGAAAGTGTTCATCGAAGGGCCGAACGGCGTGCGCGTGCCGATGCGCGAGGTGACCGTGTCTGGCGGCGATCCTCCCGTCCTGCTCTACGACACGAGCGGCCCGCAGAGCGTCAGCGTTCAGGAGGGCCTGCCGCCACTGCGCCGGGCGTGGATCCTCGGTCGCGGCGATGTCACCCAGGTCGTGCGCTCGCGCCAGCCGCAACCGGGAGAGCCGGCGGTGCCGGGCCACCGGCCGGGCCAGCCGATGATGGCGCTGCGCGGTCGCGGCCCCGTCACTCAGATGCACTACGCGCGGCAGCACAGCATCACCCCCGAGATGGAATTCGCGGCGCTGCGCGAGGGATTCGGCGCCGAGTTCGTCCGCTCCGAGATCGCGCGGGGCCGCGCCATCATCACGGCCAACGTGAATCACCCCGAGATCGAGCCGATGATCATCGGCCGCAACTTCCTGGTGAAGATCAACGCGAACATCGGTAACTCGGCCGTCAGCTCGTCGATCGAGGAGGAGGTGGACAAGCTGCGCTGGGCCACGCTCTGGGGGAGCGACACGGTGATGGACTTGTCGACGGGGAAGGACATTCACCAGACGCGCGAGTGGATTCTGCGCAACTCGGCTGTGCCGATTGGCACGGTGCCCATCTATCAGGCGCTCGAGAAGGTCGGGGGGCGGCCCGAGGAACTGACGTGGGAGATCTACCGCGACACGCTCATCGAGCAGGCCGAGCAGGGCGTGGACTACTTCACCGTGCACGCCGCGGTGCTCCTGCGGCACATCCCGACGACCGCGCGGCGCGTGACGGGGATCGTGTCGCGCGGCGGATCGATCATGGCGAAGTGGTGCCTGGCGCATCACCGCGAGAACTTCACGTACACGCACTTTCGGGACATCTGCGAGATCATGCAGGCGTACGACGTGGCCTTCTCGCTGGGCGACGGACTGAGGCCCGGCTCGATTGCCGACGCCAACGACGAGGCGCAGTTCGCGGAACTGCGCACGCAGGGCGAGCTGACCCGGATCGCCTGGGAGTACGACGTGCAGGTGATGAACGAGGGCCCGGGCCACGTGCCGATGCACCTGATCAAGGAGAACATGGAGAAGCAACTCGACTGGTGCGGCGAGGCGCCGTTCTACACGCTCGGGCCGCTCACTACTGACGTCGCGCCCGGATACGATCACATCACGTCGGCGATTGGCGCGGCGATGATCGGCTGGTACGGCACGGCGATGCTTTGCTACGTGACCCCCAAGGAACACCTGGGCCTGCCCAATCGCGAGGACGTCAAGACGGGCGTCATCGCATACCGCATCGCGGCGCATGCCGCCGACCTGGCCAAGGGCCACCCGCGGGCCAGGGGGTGGGACGATGCCATGTCGAAAGCGCGATTCGAGTTCCGGTGGAACGATCAGTTCAACCTGGCGATGGATCCGGTGACCGCGCGCGCGTTCCACGACGCGACGCTGCCGGCTGATAGCGCGAAACTGGCCCACTTCTGCTCGATGTGCGGCCCGAGGTTCTGTGCCATGGAAATCACGCAGCAGGTGCGCGATTACGCCGCCGCGCACGGCCTCGCAGAAGAGGAAGCGCTGGAGGTCGGGATGCGCGAGCGCGCCGACGCCTTCCACCAGACGCCGGAGATCTACGTGCCGGTCGAAGAGGTGAAGCCGGGGTAG
- a CDS encoding GDP-mannose 4,6-dehydratase produces MSGRQIVLITGAAGFAGSHLLDVLLPRDCRVVGWRRPGIGAEVQARYPGVEWLEIELLDRDVVRRAIAGLAPDVIYHLAGAPHAGQSWGASADTLAINVLATHPLIEGIRAAGLRTRVVIPSSAYVYRPADHALSEDDPLEPANPYAISKIATELAARRATLHDGIPVVVARSFNHLGPRQDASFFGSAVARQIARIEAGLTDPVIRVGNLDARRDFTDVRDTVRAYVALAERGQPGRIYNVCSGHARVMRDLLDGLIALARVPVNVQQDPDRLRPNDTPLLLGDPSRMTSEIGWKPEIPFEVTLRDLLDYWRETS; encoded by the coding sequence ATGAGCGGTCGCCAGATCGTCCTGATCACCGGCGCCGCCGGATTCGCCGGCAGCCACCTGCTCGACGTCCTGCTGCCGCGCGACTGCCGCGTGGTCGGGTGGAGGCGTCCTGGCATCGGCGCCGAGGTCCAGGCGCGGTACCCCGGGGTGGAATGGCTCGAAATCGAGTTGCTCGATCGCGATGTCGTGCGGCGGGCCATCGCGGGCCTCGCGCCCGACGTGATCTACCATCTGGCGGGCGCGCCGCACGCGGGCCAGTCATGGGGAGCGTCCGCGGACACCCTGGCCATCAACGTGCTGGCGACGCACCCCCTGATCGAGGGCATTCGCGCGGCCGGACTGCGGACACGAGTCGTCATCCCGAGTTCGGCGTATGTCTACCGGCCGGCCGACCATGCGCTCAGTGAAGACGATCCGCTCGAGCCGGCCAATCCGTACGCCATCAGCAAGATCGCCACCGAGTTGGCTGCCCGGCGGGCCACCCTCCACGACGGGATCCCTGTGGTCGTCGCGCGATCGTTCAATCATCTCGGGCCACGCCAGGACGCGTCGTTCTTCGGCTCCGCGGTCGCGCGCCAGATTGCCCGGATCGAGGCGGGCCTGACCGATCCGGTCATTCGCGTCGGCAATCTCGACGCCCGCCGCGACTTCACCGACGTGCGTGACACGGTGCGGGCGTACGTGGCTCTGGCCGAGCGCGGTCAGCCCGGACGCATCTACAACGTTTGCTCCGGTCACGCGCGAGTCATGCGCGATTTGCTCGACGGCTTGATCGCCCTCGCGCGCGTGCCGGTCAACGTGCAGCAGGATCCGGATCGGCTCCGGCCAAACGACACGCCGCTGCTGTTGGGCGATCCGTCGCGGATGACGAGTGAGATCGGCTGGAAACCGGAGATTCCGTTTGAAGTGACCCTGCGCGATCTGCTCGACTACTGGCGCGAAACCAGCTGA
- a CDS encoding DUF92 domain-containing protein — MTLGYSETRRKLLHVGMGGFALALRALTWQQAALCAIAALLFNLFVLPRISGLALNRPVDQARGYPIGILLYPLSVLLLILAFPSRLDYVAAAWGILAFGDGAATIVGRAWGRHPVPWQPEKSLEGVAAFLVFGGAAGVMLAWWTAPAVSPRPPIEFIIVAPLLAVVAAGLAETVPIQLDDNLTVPAVAGATLWLLGLVTADVWTVTQAAVWQQMPMALAVNSVAALGGWRAGTVRMSGMMIGWSIGVIVYGCVGLAGWTLLFVTFLAAAVSSRLGLRKKSLLGIAEERGGHRGGGNAFANTGLAAVAALAAVLTPYHDAALLAFVSVLATGGSDTVASEIGKAWGGKTYLVTTFSSVRPGTPGAMSLEGTVTGVVAAVGLALLGVWLHVLPMSLVWAVVGGAIAGSLVESALAATLEASGIVNNDVLNFLNTATGAIVALVLMRM; from the coding sequence ATGACGCTCGGCTATTCGGAGACCCGGCGGAAGTTGCTGCATGTCGGCATGGGCGGGTTTGCGCTGGCGCTGCGCGCACTGACATGGCAGCAGGCCGCGCTCTGCGCCATCGCCGCGCTTCTTTTCAATCTGTTCGTGCTGCCGAGGATCTCAGGCCTCGCGCTCAATCGACCGGTTGATCAGGCGCGAGGGTACCCGATCGGCATCCTGCTCTATCCGCTCTCGGTTCTGCTGTTGATCCTGGCGTTTCCGTCGCGACTCGACTATGTCGCTGCCGCGTGGGGCATCCTGGCATTCGGGGACGGCGCCGCGACGATCGTCGGCCGCGCGTGGGGGCGCCACCCCGTGCCGTGGCAGCCGGAGAAGTCCCTCGAAGGCGTCGCCGCGTTCCTCGTCTTCGGAGGCGCCGCGGGCGTGATGCTGGCGTGGTGGACGGCCCCCGCCGTCAGCCCGCGACCGCCCATCGAGTTCATCATCGTGGCGCCCTTGCTGGCGGTGGTCGCCGCGGGACTGGCCGAGACGGTGCCCATCCAACTGGATGACAACCTGACCGTCCCGGCTGTCGCGGGCGCGACACTGTGGCTGCTGGGACTGGTCACCGCGGACGTGTGGACGGTGACGCAGGCGGCGGTCTGGCAGCAGATGCCGATGGCGCTCGCGGTCAATTCGGTTGCGGCGCTGGGCGGATGGCGCGCCGGCACGGTCCGCATGTCGGGGATGATGATTGGCTGGTCGATCGGCGTCATCGTGTACGGTTGCGTTGGCCTGGCGGGGTGGACGCTGCTCTTCGTGACCTTCCTCGCGGCAGCTGTGTCGTCGAGGCTCGGCCTGCGGAAGAAGTCGCTGCTTGGAATCGCCGAGGAACGCGGCGGGCATCGCGGGGGAGGCAACGCGTTTGCGAACACGGGGCTGGCGGCTGTGGCGGCGCTGGCGGCTGTCCTCACGCCCTACCACGACGCGGCCCTGCTCGCGTTTGTCAGCGTCCTGGCGACGGGCGGCAGCGACACCGTGGCCAGCGAAATTGGAAAGGCGTGGGGCGGCAAGACGTACCTGGTGACGACGTTCTCTTCGGTGCGCCCGGGGACGCCAGGGGCCATGTCGCTTGAAGGCACCGTGACTGGCGTGGTGGCCGCGGTCGGGCTGGCGCTGCTCGGCGTCTGGCTCCATGTGCTTCCGATGTCGCTCGTCTGGGCCGTCGTCGGAGGCGCCATCGCCGGGTCGCTGGTGGAGAGTGCGCTGGCTGCGACGCTCGAGGCGTCGGGAATTGTCAACAACGACGTGCTGAATTTCCTGAACACCGCCACGGGCGCCATCGTGGCGCTTGTGCTGATGAGGATGTGA
- a CDS encoding M20 family metallopeptidase, with translation MDSHLTFCAAELPWATEAVEALVRLESPTGDKAAVDACGREVARMIRRVGGSVRVLACEAAGDHLLAEFGSGARQILILGHLDTVWPVGELERRPLRHKADVLFGPGVFDMKAGIVIALLAMRALQDSASELRGRVRVLLTSDEETGSATSRSIIENEARLSDAVLVLEPSLPGGALKTARKGCGEFHLRVTGRPAHAGIEPERGISAIRELARQILAIESLQDPAGGTTLSVGIVRGGTRGNVIPAEAEALIDVRAATLEDADRVTRAMQALRPQIPGAVLSVTGGLDRPPFERTPVVEALFRQAQAVAAGLGRTLGEGSTGGGSDGNFTAALDVPTLDGLGAVGAGAHGLDEHVDLGQLPWRAALIAGLIERILAR, from the coding sequence ATGGACAGCCACCTGACATTCTGTGCGGCGGAGTTGCCCTGGGCGACGGAGGCCGTCGAGGCGCTCGTGCGTCTTGAGTCGCCGACCGGCGACAAGGCGGCGGTCGACGCCTGTGGGAGGGAAGTCGCTCGGATGATCAGACGGGTCGGCGGCAGCGTGCGCGTGCTGGCGTGCGAGGCGGCGGGCGACCACCTGTTGGCTGAGTTCGGTTCCGGCGCGCGCCAGATTCTGATACTCGGACACCTCGATACCGTCTGGCCGGTGGGCGAACTGGAACGGCGGCCGCTGCGGCACAAGGCTGATGTGCTCTTTGGCCCCGGCGTGTTCGACATGAAAGCCGGAATCGTGATCGCGCTGCTCGCGATGCGCGCACTGCAGGACTCGGCGTCCGAACTGCGCGGCCGGGTGAGGGTGTTGCTGACGAGCGACGAGGAAACCGGCAGTGCCACCTCGCGGAGCATCATTGAAAACGAGGCCCGGCTCTCCGACGCCGTGCTCGTGCTCGAGCCATCGCTGCCTGGCGGCGCCCTCAAGACCGCACGCAAGGGCTGCGGCGAGTTCCACCTGCGCGTGACAGGCAGACCCGCGCACGCGGGGATCGAGCCCGAACGCGGCATCAGTGCCATTCGGGAGCTGGCCCGGCAGATCCTGGCCATCGAATCGCTGCAGGATCCTGCCGGCGGGACCACGCTCAGTGTCGGCATCGTGCGGGGCGGCACCCGCGGCAATGTCATTCCGGCAGAGGCTGAGGCGCTTATCGACGTGCGCGCGGCGACCCTTGAAGACGCCGACCGCGTGACCCGCGCGATGCAGGCGCTTCGGCCGCAGATCCCTGGAGCCGTCCTCAGCGTGACAGGCGGCCTGGATCGGCCTCCATTCGAGCGGACACCGGTGGTCGAGGCGCTGTTTCGCCAGGCGCAGGCCGTTGCGGCTGGCCTTGGGCGAACACTGGGCGAAGGCTCAACCGGCGGCGGATCCGACGGAAACTTCACGGCGGCTCTGGACGTCCCAACATTAGATGGCCTCGGCGCCGTCGGCGCTGGCGCCCACGGACTTGACGAGCACGTCGATCTTGGCCAGTTGCCGTGGCGCGCCGCCCTGATCGCCGGTTTGATCGAACGGATCCTGGCGCGCTAA
- the rfbB gene encoding dTDP-glucose 4,6-dehydratase, translating to MEVLVTGGAGFIGSNFVRYALRTHPDWRVTTLDKLTYCGRLENLRDVMADPRHRFVQGDIGDELVSAPLVKASEIVVHFAAETHVDRSLQSAGAFIRTDVLGTFVLLEAARQAPRLRRFVQISTDEVYGSVPTGASKETDELRPRNPYSASKAGADRLAYSYWATYHVPVVITRASNNYGPNQFPEKVIPLFITNALEDRGLPLYGDGLNVRDWLHVDDHCRGIDLLLEKGEPGEVYNIGGGNEVPNVELTRQILQLAGRPATLITPVADRVGHDRRYALDTTKLKGFGWTPQVAFADGLRATVDWYRDNRWWWEPITHHDPAFQSYYQAQYETRRGA from the coding sequence ATTGAGGTTCTGGTGACGGGCGGCGCCGGGTTCATCGGCAGCAATTTCGTCCGGTATGCGCTTCGCACGCACCCGGACTGGCGGGTGACGACGCTCGACAAGTTGACGTACTGCGGGCGACTCGAGAATTTGCGGGACGTGATGGCCGATCCGCGCCATCGGTTCGTCCAGGGAGACATCGGCGACGAACTCGTGTCGGCGCCTCTGGTCAAGGCGTCGGAGATCGTCGTGCACTTCGCGGCCGAGACCCACGTGGATCGATCGCTGCAGAGCGCGGGCGCCTTTATTCGCACGGATGTTCTCGGGACGTTTGTGCTGCTCGAAGCGGCGCGCCAGGCGCCCCGTCTGCGGCGTTTCGTGCAGATCTCGACCGATGAGGTCTACGGCTCCGTGCCCACCGGCGCATCAAAGGAAACCGACGAACTGCGACCGCGCAACCCGTATTCGGCGAGCAAGGCCGGCGCCGACCGGCTGGCCTACAGCTATTGGGCCACCTATCACGTACCGGTCGTCATCACGCGGGCGTCGAACAATTACGGCCCCAACCAGTTTCCCGAGAAGGTCATTCCGCTGTTCATCACCAACGCCCTCGAGGATCGCGGCCTGCCGCTCTACGGTGACGGCCTGAACGTGAGGGACTGGCTCCACGTCGACGATCACTGCCGCGGCATCGATCTGCTCCTGGAGAAGGGCGAACCCGGCGAGGTCTATAACATCGGCGGCGGCAACGAGGTTCCCAATGTCGAGCTGACGAGGCAAATCCTCCAGTTGGCCGGCAGACCGGCGACACTCATCACGCCGGTGGCCGACCGCGTGGGCCACGATCGCCGGTATGCGCTCGACACGACGAAGCTCAAGGGCTTTGGATGGACGCCGCAGGTGGCCTTTGCCGACGGGCTTCGCGCCACCGTCGACTGGTATCGCGACAATCGCTGGTGGTGGGAGCCGATTACCCACCACGATCCGGCTTTCCAGTCCTACTACCAGGCCCAGTATGAAACGCGCCGTGGTGCCTGA
- a CDS encoding AbrB/MazE/SpoVT family DNA-binding domain-containing protein gives MPEVTMSSKNQIVVPRGAREALRLKPGSKLEVLVQGDSLVVMRVPRNPARALAGSLRGTYPSGYLVRERESW, from the coding sequence ATGCCAGAGGTGACCATGTCGAGCAAGAACCAGATTGTCGTGCCGCGGGGGGCTCGTGAAGCGCTCCGGCTCAAGCCGGGCTCGAAGCTCGAAGTGTTGGTTCAGGGGGACAGCCTGGTTGTGATGCGGGTTCCACGCAATCCGGCCAGAGCTCTTGCGGGATCGCTGCGTGGCACCTACCCGTCCGGGTACCTCGTGCGCGAACGAGAAAGCTGGTGA
- a CDS encoding NAD-dependent epimerase/dehydratase family protein — MQVLVTGSTGYLGRAIVGALRQSGHTVVAYGRSASTSGLAVTTIDGDIRDAAGVVRAARGCDAIIHAAALVAVWRQRASEFDEINVGGLANVLGAARQHGIPRIVYTSSFLARPREGYGGVPAWNDYQRTKALASQAADRAVDRGVPLICLYPGVIYGPGRKTDGNLVGRMIADHLAGRLPGLVGSRRIWSFAYVDDVAAAHVAAIERGQIGGRYCLGGENAPQMRAFDLLREITGRPLPRRLPGWLVSPAALVDELLATWLGRTPQLTTGTLEILLHDWPLDSTRAVQDLGYRVTPLRDGIAKIVSSLESERAAVQGVSAS; from the coding sequence GTGCAAGTCCTCGTCACCGGAAGCACTGGATATCTCGGGCGGGCCATCGTCGGCGCCCTCCGGCAGTCTGGGCATACCGTGGTCGCCTACGGCCGATCGGCCTCCACCAGCGGACTGGCGGTCACCACCATCGACGGCGATATCCGTGACGCCGCTGGAGTGGTGCGGGCAGCGCGTGGCTGCGACGCCATCATCCACGCCGCGGCACTGGTGGCCGTGTGGCGCCAACGGGCCAGTGAATTCGACGAGATCAACGTCGGCGGCCTGGCCAACGTGCTCGGGGCAGCGCGCCAGCACGGCATCCCGCGCATCGTCTACACCTCGTCGTTTCTTGCACGGCCTCGCGAAGGCTACGGGGGTGTCCCGGCCTGGAACGACTATCAGCGAACAAAGGCCCTGGCCTCCCAGGCAGCCGACCGGGCAGTGGACCGGGGGGTGCCGCTCATCTGTCTATATCCCGGCGTCATCTACGGCCCCGGACGCAAGACTGATGGCAACCTGGTGGGACGAATGATTGCGGATCATCTGGCAGGCCGGCTGCCCGGACTGGTGGGGAGCAGGCGCATCTGGTCGTTTGCGTATGTGGATGATGTCGCCGCTGCGCACGTGGCCGCGATCGAACGGGGCCAGATTGGAGGCCGCTACTGTCTCGGCGGCGAGAACGCTCCACAGATGCGCGCGTTTGACCTCCTCCGCGAGATCACGGGACGACCGCTGCCGCGCCGCCTGCCTGGCTGGCTGGTGTCGCCGGCGGCGCTCGTCGATGAACTGCTGGCCACCTGGCTGGGCAGGACGCCGCAATTGACGACCGGCACGCTCGAGATCCTCCTTCATGACTGGCCGCTCGACAGCACTCGGGCCGTCCAGGATCTGGGGTATCGCGTGACACCGCTGCGGGACGGCATTGCGAAGATCGTGTCGTCGCTGGAATCGGAACGCGCCGCGGTCCAGGGAGTATCGGCGTCATGA
- a CDS encoding PIN domain-containing protein, with protein MSGPARLGAFLARHRRIGVDTAPLVYHLEGDPRYLEATTALFTWLQGQGASAVTSTLTLTELLVQPYRMKDRHRAAVAFAATALLRHLEWVPPTLGIADRAARLRAEHRLRTPDAIQIATAIVGGATGFVTNDFDFRRVAGLEVLVLDDLSGGSA; from the coding sequence GTGAGCGGTCCAGCCCGCCTTGGGGCATTTCTCGCCCGCCACCGCAGGATCGGGGTGGACACGGCACCGCTGGTCTACCACCTGGAAGGCGATCCTCGGTACCTCGAAGCCACGACGGCCCTGTTCACGTGGCTGCAGGGCCAGGGCGCCAGCGCCGTGACCTCAACGCTGACTCTGACCGAACTGCTCGTGCAGCCGTACCGGATGAAGGACCGTCACCGCGCGGCCGTCGCATTTGCGGCGACGGCCCTCCTGAGGCACCTGGAGTGGGTGCCACCCACCTTGGGCATCGCGGATCGGGCAGCGCGGCTCCGAGCCGAGCATCGCCTGCGCACGCCGGACGCCATCCAGATCGCCACGGCGATCGTTGGCGGGGCAACCGGGTTTGTCACCAACGATTTCGATTTCAGACGCGTCGCTGGCCTCGAGGTGCTCGTCCTCGACGATCTATCAGGTGGTTCGGCTTGA
- a CDS encoding zinc metalloprotease HtpX → MGNTFKTTLLLGLLSGVLMVIGEMLGGGGGLVIAFGFAVIMNFGSYWFSDKIVLRMYKAQPVGPEHRLYQTVARLAQRANLPMPKVYVIPDPSPNAFATGRDPSHAAVAATEGILGILDDRELEGVIGHELTHVKNRDILISSIAATLAAAIMMIANMARWAAFFGGGRSDDREGSNPIALLATIILAPLAAILIQSAISRSREYGADAGGAEIAGSPYGLVDALKKLEVASKRIPLDANAATAHMFIIKPFTVSGMMSLFSTHPPTESRIRALLGQ, encoded by the coding sequence ATGGGAAACACATTCAAGACCACACTCCTGCTAGGCCTTCTGAGCGGCGTGCTCATGGTGATCGGCGAGATGCTCGGCGGGGGAGGCGGCCTCGTCATCGCGTTTGGCTTTGCCGTCATCATGAATTTCGGCTCGTACTGGTTCTCCGACAAGATCGTCCTGCGAATGTACAAGGCTCAGCCGGTCGGGCCCGAACACCGGCTCTACCAGACCGTGGCGCGGCTGGCGCAGCGCGCGAACCTGCCGATGCCGAAGGTGTACGTGATCCCGGATCCCTCGCCCAACGCGTTCGCGACCGGACGCGATCCGTCTCATGCGGCCGTGGCGGCCACCGAGGGCATCCTGGGCATCCTCGATGATCGAGAACTGGAAGGCGTCATCGGTCACGAGCTGACGCACGTCAAGAATCGCGACATCCTGATCAGTTCGATTGCGGCCACGCTGGCCGCCGCGATCATGATGATCGCGAACATGGCGCGCTGGGCGGCGTTTTTCGGGGGAGGCCGGAGCGACGATCGCGAAGGCTCGAACCCCATCGCGCTGCTGGCGACGATCATCCTCGCGCCGCTGGCGGCCATCCTGATCCAGTCGGCCATCTCGCGATCCCGTGAGTACGGCGCGGACGCCGGCGGGGCGGAGATTGCCGGCTCGCCCTACGGCCTGGTGGACGCACTCAAGAAGCTCGAAGTCGCGTCGAAGCGGATCCCGCTCGATGCCAATGCGGCCACCGCGCACATGTTCATCATCAAGCCGTTCACCGTGTCGGGCATGATGTCGCTGTTCAGCACGCATCCGCCCACCGAGTCGCGCATCCGCGCGCTGCTCGGCCAGTAG
- a CDS encoding dTDP-4-dehydrorhamnose 3,5-epimerase family protein: MAEPAKYSEPGVKSPRIAGVLVKPLKLIADERGYLLEMLRADDPFFTKFGQTYISATYPGVVKAWHYHTVQVDHFVCIAGMVKLVLYDSRTDSPTYRAINEFCLGDQNRSLVVVPNLVYHGWKTIGPEMSLVVNIPTEVYRYDNPDEYRAEPHGVLPYDWTRKDG, encoded by the coding sequence GTGGCTGAACCCGCGAAGTACTCGGAACCAGGCGTCAAGTCGCCGCGCATCGCCGGCGTCCTCGTGAAACCCCTGAAGTTGATTGCGGACGAACGCGGCTACCTGCTCGAGATGCTGCGCGCCGACGATCCCTTCTTCACCAAGTTCGGCCAGACCTACATCTCGGCCACCTACCCGGGCGTCGTCAAGGCGTGGCACTACCACACGGTGCAGGTGGACCACTTCGTCTGCATTGCGGGCATGGTCAAGCTGGTGCTGTACGACTCGCGCACGGATTCGCCCACCTACCGAGCCATCAACGAGTTCTGCCTGGGCGATCAGAATCGCAGCCTGGTGGTGGTGCCGAATCTGGTGTACCACGGCTGGAAGACCATCGGCCCGGAGATGTCGCTGGTGGTGAACATCCCGACCGAGGTGTACCGATACGACAATCCTGACGAGTATCGCGCGGAGCCCCATGGCGTGCTGCCGTACGACTGGACGCGCAAGGACGGGTAG